GAAGAGAtgaacttttttaggtgtcacACATGAAACTCCCATGTGGCCTTTGTGCTTGAAGTCGGCATGAGTCACGCAACTCCACTTGaatagtttttttcttttctttattttacacATTAAAAGTGAGTCAAAGCGCCTTACCTCTTAAACACAGAGACGTCCAACCGCCCCATTAATTTCAGAGAAGCGCTGCGGGGCAGAATCGCGCACAGGCGTCGCGCGCTCAGCACGACATGCTCTCCGCCGGGACCGGAGCAGAAAGACAGGCCAAAAAACCACTGATCTCGGAACAGTGCTGTCATTAACTGAGTGATATATACAGGCGCAAACATGCCAGCATTCCGCTGTTGGGGAAAGCGAAGAAAATAACGACGCACGGCTGATCTGTCTTTAATATTCATTTATGTTCCACATGAGGGAAGTTAAGGTGAGTAGGCGCACTTTCTCAGGCGCGGTTATACCGCGTAACCAAATGCGCCTTGGGCTTAATTGAAATTTCGCCACTGTGGGTTTGTTTTTATGTAAAACTTGTTTTTAAGAGTTTAAAAAAACTGTATGTTTTGACATTCTTGGCTGAGAAGTGGGTTTGGTTTAGGTAGGCTGCGCGTTATTTACTTACTCTTGTAACTATACTGATTTGTCGTTATAGATTGGAGAAAGCATTTGTGTATTCGTATTGCTTTTTTCCGGGCTTGTGACGTGCTCAGGTGTTTTTGGAAGCCCTTTGACAGATGATGTGGCAACCCTGGGGACTTTGGTAAGATGCGCGCAAAGGCACTGCATGTCTCGAGTATACAGTATAAGGTTAATTATGCTTTCCAGTAAAATGTATATGCTTTTCTACTACTAATGTGGTTTACTTTTTGTTGCTGATCAGAGTGAGAACATTCCCAATGATTACAGGATACCTCTCAATTTCATCTCCAAAGACGTGGTACGTGTGGAAAATGTAAATTTATcataaaaagtgttttttaaatagCCAGTTGAGCTTGCTAGATTTTTGTGTATAAATATTTGTTCATGGTAGTTAATACAAACACagttgtttattgtttaaaggaTACAACTTTTAGTGTtttagacattttgaaatgaactAAGTTTAATAACTTGACATTGTTTATTGTCAGGCTTTCTTTGGGATTTTAATATAAGAATGTTTCAAAGAGCAACGTGTTTCAAATGAAGAATCTTTTGTACAAATAATTAAACGTGGTTATTCTTGACCTGGAAAAAGTGTCTAAatagtttttaacattttgtaatgtttaaggaattaaattaatttttaattcCTAGCCTTCCAAATTCTAGGAAAAATCCTAAATTAATCTACACTCCAAACATAAAATTTCTATACAGGTtctagaagaaccattttggttCCCAAAGTGCCTTTTCgtcaaaggttcttaaaagGACCATTTTTGTTTTATCTTTTTATATAATGAAGAAACTTTTGTGCAACAGAAAAcctgtggatgttaaaggttttcTATAGAAACAAACAACATTTTAGGGTTTTTATGTTTAAGACGTTTGGATTATGCTGTACCTGCAGTACCTGCACAAATAATTATAGACACCGAATTGTTGTGGTTTGTGAAATTGCCACCGTGCAGCCTAACCGCTTTTCTTATCCGATATTTAAGGGTGGAGCTTGCTGGCTACATCTTAATCTGTATCCAGTTGAAAGCAGTTTAAAAACATTAGCCTTCAAGTTTGGCAACCTATCCACCAACAGAgcaaacaccaccatttttattACAATGCTGCAGGGCTTTCGCTTTACCCTGGATAATGAGGAGCTGGTAAATTCCTCTCACTTTCATTCACactccagtttttttttattgagttTTCCTTGCTGTCAAGTCactcttgtttttttgttttcacAGGAGGTAACAATGCAAACATTTAAGTGTCACTACAGACGAGTAAAGTGGCCAACTAAACGATACTTTGCCCATGTTAAAGAGGTTCTTACTGCAGCTGGATCCACGCTTGGCCAGATTCATCACTGCACTCCACCACCTTGTCGGACCCCCGTAGCCCCTCCTTTCACACCTGGTAAATGCACTAAAACTTGTGTATTGTTATGTATGAAATATGCACATGATTGGTGCAGAATGGTTTTAAATGTGGCACAAGAGTGCTgcacttttattattattcatgcaATAGCACAAAGTGTACATAACAGCAGGTAAATAAATAGACATCATTTTTATACGACAGGAGTGTAGGACTTACTGTGTTTAGATGCATTAGACCAAAAGTATGTGCACACCCTATCTATTTACCAGGTTTGGCTAGGCATCTTAAAATTAGTGCGTGTCTCAATTCTGTGGTAAAGGGCAACACTTTGTAGGAAA
The Paramisgurnus dabryanus chromosome 1, PD_genome_1.1, whole genome shotgun sequence genome window above contains:
- the kitlgb gene encoding kit ligand b, which codes for MFHMREVKIGESICVFVLLFSGLVTCSGVFGSPLTDDVATLGTLSENIPNDYRIPLNFISKDVGGACWLHLNLYPVESSLKTLAFKFGNLSTNRANTTIFITMLQGFRFTLDNEELEVTMQTFKCHYRRVKWPTKRYFAHVKEVLTAAGSTLGQIHHCTPPPCRTPVAPPFTPGKRKQQDGLNGAIQGLLTLLIIPSMVALVLIIKMVFRRSCCSQRRPEMTDPSENGSLHEPHDGAAESSLRPQSGDLHLLLEPLDAAARGDPVSSTHIQQDRVWPDSLGCADTEV